In one Dermatophilaceae bacterium Sec6.4 genomic region, the following are encoded:
- a CDS encoding beta-phosphoglucomutase family hydrolase encodes MLGLPDAITTCLFDLDGVLTDTASVHRTAWKQTFNEFLKARDGDGFTPFDAGSDYNRYVDGKPRQDGVRDFLTSRDIQLPDGSPDDDADADTIYGVGTRKNNLVHEAIKRDGVDVYDGSRRYLQAARDAGLRRIVVSSSANTEMVLEVTGLAQYVEGRVDGTTLAQQHIKGKPAPDSFLAGAKLVDATPAQCVVFEDATSGVAAGRAGNFGYVVGVDRVDHAQALLENGATVVVQDLAELLQSDSTGEDTDA; translated from the coding sequence ATGCTCGGCTTACCGGACGCCATCACCACCTGCCTGTTCGACCTGGACGGAGTCCTCACCGACACCGCCAGCGTGCACCGCACCGCATGGAAACAAACTTTCAACGAATTCCTGAAGGCCCGCGACGGGGACGGATTCACCCCCTTCGATGCCGGCAGCGACTACAACCGGTACGTCGACGGCAAACCTCGCCAGGACGGCGTGCGTGACTTCCTCACCTCGCGAGACATCCAGCTGCCCGATGGCAGCCCCGATGACGACGCGGATGCGGACACGATCTACGGGGTGGGCACCCGGAAGAACAACCTCGTCCATGAAGCGATCAAGCGCGACGGCGTCGATGTCTATGACGGCTCGCGTCGTTACCTGCAGGCCGCCCGCGACGCCGGCCTGCGTCGCATCGTCGTGTCGTCCTCGGCGAACACCGAGATGGTGCTGGAGGTGACCGGCCTGGCGCAGTACGTCGAAGGTCGCGTGGACGGCACGACCCTCGCGCAGCAGCACATCAAGGGCAAACCCGCACCCGATTCGTTCCTGGCCGGCGCCAAGCTCGTCGACGCCACCCCCGCCCAGTGTGTTGTCTTCGAAGACGCCACCTCCGGCGTCGCCGCCGGCAGAGCGGGCAACTTCGGTTACGTCGTCGGTGTCGACCGCGTAGACCACGCTCAGGCGCTGCTCGAGAACGGGGCGACCGTGGTTGTGCAAGACCTCGCCGAGCTGCTCCAGAGCGATTCAACCGGTGAGGACACCGACGCATGA
- a CDS encoding glycosyl hydrolase family 65 protein → MSEHYEGFVVEPWRVRELNLQTENFAQAESIFALSNGHIGVRGNLDEGDPSGLPGTYLNSFFESRPLPYAEAGYGYPESGQTVVNVTNGKVIRLLVDDEPFDMRYGAVRHHERTLDMRTGILTRDVLWESPARRMVRVRSQRLVSFTQRAILAIWYQVEAVDKPLRVVIQSEMVANEELPVTSADPRVAAALKKPLKSEHHLAGDTRAQLIHRTKASGLRVAAACDHILHGDHDYEPHTFIQPDWSRMTIGAHLDPGETLGLTKFVAYGWSSERTVPALRDQVDGALSAVINTGWDDLVAEQKDYIQDFWDGADVQVDGDDSVQQAVRFGLWHVLQAGARAEGRAILAKGLTGPGYDGHAFWDSEQFVLPLLTATAPDAARDALVWRQSILDLARERAETLKLKGAAFPWRTIRGEECSAYWPAGTAAFHINADISVAAARYVFWTQDEEFDRETALQLLVETARLWADLGYHGDDGKFHIDGITGPDEYSAVVADNTYTNLMAARNLRYAADTAERWPQEAIALDVTREEISGWRAADEAMAMPFDDERGVHQQDRGSTEREVWDFAATDKAGNYPLLLNYPYFDIYRKQVVKQADLMLAMHWCGDNFTLEQKAKAFEYYEPITVRDSSLSACTQAILAAEVGHRELAHDYLTEAALMDLRDLEHNTGDGVHVASLAGAWLALVCGFGGMRDHGGQLSFTPALPKRLTRLAFTLRWRGCKVRVTIHPDHAVYELEDGSGAHTDLSHYGEVFTLTTAEPVTRAFTPVEPLTPRPKQPAGREPITSE, encoded by the coding sequence ATGAGCGAGCATTACGAGGGATTCGTCGTCGAGCCGTGGCGGGTACGCGAGCTGAACCTGCAAACCGAAAACTTCGCCCAGGCAGAGTCGATCTTCGCACTGTCCAACGGCCATATCGGCGTACGCGGCAACCTCGATGAGGGTGACCCGTCGGGGCTGCCCGGCACTTACCTCAACTCCTTTTTCGAGAGCCGGCCGCTGCCGTACGCCGAGGCGGGGTACGGGTATCCCGAATCGGGCCAGACCGTCGTCAATGTCACCAACGGAAAAGTGATCCGACTGTTGGTCGATGACGAACCGTTCGACATGCGGTACGGCGCTGTACGTCACCACGAACGCACGCTGGACATGCGCACCGGGATCCTCACCCGCGACGTCTTGTGGGAATCGCCCGCCCGGCGGATGGTCCGGGTGCGTTCCCAGCGTCTGGTGTCCTTCACCCAACGCGCCATCCTGGCGATCTGGTACCAGGTGGAGGCGGTCGACAAACCGCTGCGCGTCGTCATCCAGTCCGAGATGGTTGCAAACGAAGAGCTGCCCGTCACCTCTGCAGACCCTCGCGTTGCGGCTGCGCTGAAGAAACCGTTGAAGTCCGAACATCATCTGGCGGGTGACACCCGCGCCCAGCTGATCCACCGCACGAAGGCGAGCGGTCTACGCGTCGCCGCGGCATGCGACCACATCCTGCACGGCGACCACGACTACGAGCCGCATACCTTCATCCAGCCGGACTGGTCACGGATGACGATCGGTGCACATCTGGACCCTGGTGAGACGCTCGGTCTGACCAAATTCGTCGCCTACGGCTGGTCCTCCGAGCGCACCGTGCCGGCCCTGCGCGATCAGGTGGACGGCGCCTTGTCCGCAGTCATCAACACCGGTTGGGACGATCTGGTCGCTGAGCAGAAGGACTACATCCAGGACTTCTGGGACGGCGCCGATGTGCAGGTCGACGGCGATGACAGTGTGCAGCAAGCCGTGCGTTTCGGTCTGTGGCACGTGCTCCAGGCCGGCGCCCGTGCCGAGGGTCGCGCAATCCTCGCAAAGGGCCTGACCGGACCCGGATACGACGGGCACGCCTTCTGGGATTCGGAGCAGTTCGTGCTCCCCCTACTGACTGCGACTGCCCCTGATGCGGCCCGCGACGCTCTTGTCTGGCGCCAGAGCATCCTGGATCTGGCACGTGAGCGCGCCGAGACCCTCAAACTCAAGGGTGCCGCCTTCCCGTGGCGCACCATCCGCGGTGAGGAGTGTTCGGCCTACTGGCCGGCAGGCACGGCCGCATTCCATATCAACGCGGACATCTCGGTCGCTGCAGCGCGCTACGTCTTCTGGACGCAGGACGAGGAATTCGACCGCGAGACCGCCCTACAACTGCTCGTGGAGACCGCCCGGTTGTGGGCCGACCTCGGCTACCACGGCGATGACGGCAAGTTTCATATCGACGGCATCACCGGGCCGGACGAGTACTCCGCAGTGGTCGCCGACAACACCTACACCAACCTGATGGCCGCGCGGAACCTGCGGTACGCAGCCGACACCGCGGAGCGCTGGCCCCAGGAGGCCATCGCGCTCGATGTGACGCGGGAGGAGATCAGCGGTTGGCGAGCCGCCGACGAAGCCATGGCCATGCCCTTCGACGATGAGCGCGGCGTGCACCAGCAGGACCGAGGCAGCACCGAGCGCGAGGTCTGGGACTTCGCGGCGACCGACAAGGCGGGCAACTACCCGCTGCTGCTGAACTACCCCTACTTCGACATCTATCGCAAACAGGTGGTCAAACAGGCCGACCTGATGCTGGCGATGCACTGGTGCGGCGACAACTTCACGCTGGAGCAGAAGGCGAAAGCGTTCGAGTACTACGAGCCAATCACCGTCCGGGACTCCTCCCTGTCGGCCTGCACCCAAGCCATCCTGGCCGCTGAGGTGGGTCACCGCGAGCTTGCGCATGACTACCTCACCGAGGCCGCGCTGATGGATCTACGCGACCTGGAGCACAACACCGGCGACGGCGTGCACGTCGCCTCGCTCGCCGGCGCATGGCTGGCGCTGGTATGCGGATTCGGCGGAATGCGCGATCACGGCGGCCAACTGTCGTTCACGCCGGCGCTGCCGAAACGGCTGACCCGACTGGCGTTCACGCTGCGCTGGCGAGGCTGCAAGGTGCGCGTAACGATCCACCCCGACCACGCGGTCTACGAGCTGGAGGACGGCTCGGGCGCCCACACCGATCTGTCGCACTACGGCGAGGTCTTCACCCTGACGACCGCCGAACCGGTGACTAGGGCCTTCACCCCGGTAGAGCCGCTCACCCCGCGACCAAAGCAACCGGCCGGTCGCGAGCCCATCACCAGCGAATAG
- a CDS encoding DUF3105 domain-containing protein: MSTITGGGAGHSRRAVIIAALVAVLVVAGGLGWWFTRAGSVDSEQVIPSTPAGIRTVQLPVKLVRDTSGIPGVVAYDQSSYMTLATQNGTAIHVSHVPGPVTYTMTPPAGGPHNIVWMNAGVYTEPVPSERAVHVVEHGAVWITYDPTLPKAQVQKLVDFVGRQSLIPEPKGTGGVKVAGQANRFIILSPWRGNTLPAPVVMSSWGHQLRLKNATDPRMQRFIDTFRHRKPYSPETNEPVDGIPTGTGGVAARYGATQPNPPGTKK; encoded by the coding sequence ATGAGCACCATTACCGGTGGGGGCGCCGGGCACAGCCGACGGGCAGTGATCATTGCGGCGCTCGTCGCGGTGCTGGTGGTCGCGGGCGGCCTCGGCTGGTGGTTCACCCGCGCTGGTTCGGTCGACTCCGAGCAGGTGATCCCCTCGACGCCGGCGGGTATCCGCACCGTGCAGCTACCGGTCAAGCTGGTGCGCGACACATCCGGCATACCCGGTGTGGTGGCCTACGACCAGAGCAGCTACATGACGCTCGCGACCCAGAACGGCACGGCGATCCATGTGTCGCACGTGCCTGGACCGGTCACCTACACAATGACCCCACCGGCGGGTGGGCCGCACAACATTGTGTGGATGAACGCCGGCGTCTACACCGAGCCGGTGCCCAGCGAACGGGCAGTGCACGTGGTCGAGCACGGCGCGGTCTGGATCACCTACGACCCGACGTTACCCAAGGCGCAGGTACAGAAGCTGGTGGATTTCGTGGGCCGTCAGAGCCTGATCCCCGAACCGAAGGGCACGGGTGGCGTCAAGGTGGCCGGTCAGGCGAACCGTTTCATCATCCTGTCCCCGTGGCGCGGCAACACACTTCCCGCACCGGTGGTGATGTCCTCCTGGGGCCACCAACTGCGGCTGAAGAATGCGACCGATCCGCGGATGCAGCGATTCATCGACACCTTCCGGCACCGCAAGCCCTACAGCCCGGAGACCAACGAGCCGGTCGACGGGATACCGACCGGGACGGGCGGGGTAGCCGCCCGCTACGGCGCCACCCAGCCCAATCCGCCCGGTACGAAGAAGTAG
- the corA gene encoding magnesium/cobalt transporter CorA, with the protein MSNWRTRVRVQPQLWAPGNPAGVSRGDAARRVERVTPTSDSDDGAESTVVQKAIYLDGVRQTNPHSISAIIHRLAEPDKAVAWVGLAKASPAQIRQVGDIFALHRLAVDDAINAHQRPKLERYDDTLFVVLRPATYHDDTETVHLGEIHLFVGPDFVVTVRPTDEPELGPVRRRIDDDPHLMALGPDAVLYAVLDFVVDGYKPVLEGLEIDIDQIEEQVFESDPAVSRRIYELSREVLALQRATKPLLDILQALRRGYDKYDTDEELQRNLRDVEDHAVIVVERVDGFRQTLMSILSLNSTLVAQTQNEDMKRLAEVANNQADQVKAATSWAAILFTPTVIAGIYGMNFHAMPELNFRYGYPMAIGLMLLTVITMYTVFKKKNWL; encoded by the coding sequence GTGTCGAACTGGAGGACGCGGGTCCGTGTACAACCGCAGCTCTGGGCGCCGGGCAACCCCGCCGGCGTCTCCAGAGGCGATGCTGCACGCCGGGTCGAACGCGTAACGCCGACATCCGATTCCGACGACGGGGCAGAGTCCACGGTCGTCCAGAAAGCCATTTACTTGGACGGCGTACGCCAGACAAATCCACACAGCATCAGCGCGATCATCCACCGGCTCGCCGAGCCGGACAAGGCCGTCGCCTGGGTGGGCCTGGCGAAAGCGTCACCGGCCCAGATCCGACAGGTCGGCGACATCTTCGCGCTGCACCGGTTGGCTGTCGATGACGCAATCAACGCCCATCAGCGGCCCAAGCTCGAACGCTACGACGACACCCTCTTCGTGGTCCTGCGACCGGCGACCTATCACGACGACACAGAGACCGTGCACCTCGGCGAGATCCATCTCTTCGTAGGTCCGGACTTCGTGGTCACGGTGCGCCCCACCGACGAGCCCGAGCTCGGACCCGTCCGACGGCGGATCGACGACGATCCGCACCTGATGGCGCTGGGACCCGACGCGGTGCTCTATGCGGTCCTCGACTTCGTCGTCGACGGATACAAGCCGGTGCTGGAGGGCCTCGAGATCGACATCGATCAGATCGAGGAGCAGGTCTTCGAATCGGATCCGGCGGTGTCGCGGCGCATCTACGAGTTGTCCCGCGAGGTACTCGCGCTGCAACGGGCAACCAAGCCGCTGCTGGATATTTTGCAGGCACTCCGCCGCGGTTACGACAAGTACGACACCGACGAAGAACTACAGCGCAATTTACGCGATGTCGAAGATCACGCAGTCATCGTGGTTGAACGCGTCGATGGATTCCGACAGACCCTGATGTCGATCCTCTCGCTCAACTCCACCCTCGTCGCGCAGACCCAGAACGAGGACATGAAGCGCCTCGCCGAAGTCGCAAACAATCAGGCCGACCAGGTCAAGGCAGCCACCTCATGGGCTGCCATCCTGTTCACTCCGACCGTTATCGCCGGGATCTATGGGATGAACTTCCACGCGATGCCCGAGCTCAATTTCCGATACGGGTACCCGATGGCGATCGGTCTGATGCTGCTGACCGTCATCACCATGTACACCGTCTTCAAGAAGAAGAACTGGCTGTAG
- a CDS encoding phosphoenolpyruvate carboxykinase (GTP), with translation MSLHTSTPIGTTHPKLAAWVAEVAELTTPDEVRWVTGSDEEWTELTGKLVAAGTFTRLNEEIKPNSFHAASSPEDVARVEERTFICSQDEKDAGPTNNWMDPQEMKDLMRGLYAGCMKGRTMYVIPFVMGHLNAESPMFGVEITDSEYVVVSMRVMARCGAKILDRIEELGDAARYVPALHSVGAPLADGEQDVKWPCNEEKYIVQFPEERLIWSFGSGYGGNALLGKKCYSLRIASAMARDEGWLAEHMLILKLISPEQQTYYVAAAFPSACGKTNLAMLKPTIPNWTVETLGDDIAWMRFGKDGRLYAVNPEFGFFGVAPGTNEHTNPHAMTTINKGNSVFTNVALTDDGDVWWEGLENEPAHATSWKGKDWTPDCGELSSHPNSRYCTPITQCDILAAEYDDPQGVPISAILFGGRRKTTVPLVTESRDWLHGTFMGATLSSETTAAAKGEVGIVRRDPMAMLPFIGYNTGDYFQHWVDLGKDADASKLPKIFYVNWFRRAQDGSFLWPGFGENSRVLKWVIERMEGKAAAIETPIGHVPTPESLDVDGLDMTLAELEASLAVDTEEWKAEIPQIEEWFAKFGDTLPTQLQIELDGLKARLGV, from the coding sequence ATGAGCCTGCACACCTCCACTCCAATCGGCACCACCCACCCGAAGTTGGCAGCATGGGTGGCCGAAGTCGCGGAGCTGACAACTCCGGATGAGGTGCGTTGGGTGACCGGCTCCGACGAAGAATGGACCGAGCTGACCGGCAAACTCGTCGCCGCCGGTACCTTCACGCGACTGAACGAGGAGATCAAGCCCAACTCCTTCCACGCCGCCAGCTCACCGGAGGACGTCGCCCGGGTCGAGGAACGCACCTTTATCTGCAGCCAGGATGAGAAGGACGCCGGCCCGACCAACAACTGGATGGACCCACAGGAGATGAAGGACCTCATGCGCGGGCTGTACGCCGGGTGTATGAAGGGCCGCACGATGTACGTCATCCCCTTCGTCATGGGTCACCTCAATGCCGAAAGCCCCATGTTCGGTGTCGAGATCACCGACAGCGAATACGTCGTGGTGTCCATGCGGGTCATGGCGCGCTGCGGCGCCAAGATCCTGGACCGCATCGAAGAACTCGGCGACGCCGCACGCTATGTACCCGCGCTGCATTCGGTCGGCGCGCCGCTGGCCGACGGCGAACAGGACGTGAAATGGCCGTGCAATGAAGAGAAGTACATCGTGCAGTTCCCCGAGGAGCGACTGATCTGGTCGTTCGGCTCCGGGTACGGCGGCAATGCGCTGCTGGGGAAGAAGTGCTACTCGCTGCGGATCGCCTCGGCGATGGCGCGCGACGAGGGCTGGCTCGCCGAGCACATGCTCATTCTCAAGCTCATCTCCCCCGAGCAGCAGACCTACTACGTCGCAGCGGCGTTCCCCAGCGCCTGCGGCAAGACCAACCTGGCGATGCTCAAGCCGACCATCCCGAACTGGACCGTCGAGACGCTCGGCGACGACATCGCGTGGATGCGCTTCGGCAAGGACGGGCGGCTGTACGCCGTCAACCCCGAATTCGGCTTCTTCGGCGTCGCGCCCGGCACCAACGAGCACACCAACCCGCACGCGATGACGACCATCAACAAGGGTAATTCGGTCTTCACCAACGTTGCGCTCACCGACGATGGTGACGTCTGGTGGGAGGGCCTGGAGAACGAGCCGGCACACGCCACCTCCTGGAAGGGCAAGGACTGGACGCCGGACTGCGGCGAACTGTCCAGCCACCCGAACAGCCGCTACTGCACGCCGATCACCCAGTGCGACATCCTCGCTGCGGAGTACGACGACCCGCAGGGCGTGCCGATCTCGGCGATCCTGTTCGGTGGTCGCCGCAAGACAACCGTGCCGTTGGTAACGGAATCACGCGACTGGCTGCACGGCACCTTCATGGGCGCGACTCTCTCGTCCGAGACAACGGCCGCTGCCAAGGGTGAGGTCGGCATCGTGCGCCGCGACCCGATGGCCATGCTGCCCTTCATCGGCTACAACACCGGTGACTACTTCCAGCACTGGGTCGATCTCGGCAAGGACGCCGACGCGAGCAAGCTGCCCAAGATCTTCTACGTCAACTGGTTCCGCCGCGCGCAGGACGGCTCCTTTTTATGGCCGGGGTTCGGTGAGAACTCCCGCGTGCTGAAGTGGGTCATCGAGCGGATGGAGGGCAAGGCCGCCGCGATCGAGACCCCGATCGGTCACGTACCGACGCCGGAGTCGCTGGATGTGGACGGTCTGGACATGACCCTTGCTGAGCTGGAGGCTTCTCTGGCGGTGGATACCGAGGAGTGGAAGGCCGAGATCCCGCAGATCGAGGAATGGTTTGCCAAGTTCGGCGACACGCTGCCGACCCAGCTGCAGATCGAGCTGGACGGCCTGAAAGCCCGCCTCGGCGTCTGA
- a CDS encoding siderophore-interacting protein: MSSKNKRPQHVLHVVSSERVSPHIMRVRFGGPAVAAMGRPDATDSYLKLLFTDPAHRLTPPYDIDALPVEQRPVRRTYTIRSWNADATISMDFVTHGDQGIAAPWAMQAQPGDLLAATGPGSGYRPSGAANWYLLVGDDSALPAISAALEALPENARGHVVVEVDSPADELLLTSPAGMHQQWLYRRGAPAGETSLLPDAVRALDWPEQGAEVFAHGERGSMKELRRIFRDLDVPKESLSLSGYWAFGRNEDRFQAEKREPIGQLEPQD, translated from the coding sequence ATGAGTTCGAAGAACAAGCGCCCGCAGCACGTCCTGCACGTCGTCAGCAGCGAGCGTGTCAGCCCGCACATCATGCGGGTGCGTTTCGGCGGACCGGCAGTGGCTGCGATGGGGCGGCCCGATGCGACCGACAGCTACCTCAAACTGTTGTTCACCGATCCGGCGCACCGCCTCACCCCGCCGTACGACATCGACGCTCTGCCGGTGGAACAACGCCCGGTACGACGTACCTACACGATCCGCAGTTGGAATGCCGACGCCACGATCAGCATGGATTTCGTCACCCACGGTGACCAGGGCATCGCCGCTCCCTGGGCCATGCAGGCGCAGCCCGGTGACCTGTTGGCGGCAACCGGTCCGGGCAGCGGATACCGCCCGAGTGGTGCAGCGAACTGGTACCTGCTGGTCGGTGACGACTCCGCCCTCCCCGCGATCAGCGCTGCACTCGAGGCGCTGCCCGAAAACGCACGCGGCCACGTCGTCGTCGAGGTCGATTCCCCTGCCGACGAGCTGCTGCTGACCTCACCCGCTGGTATGCACCAGCAGTGGCTGTACCGCCGTGGCGCCCCTGCGGGCGAGACATCGCTGTTACCGGACGCCGTCCGGGCCCTCGACTGGCCCGAGCAGGGCGCCGAGGTCTTCGCGCACGGCGAGCGCGGCTCGATGAAGGAGCTACGTAGGATCTTCCGCGACCTCGACGTACCGAAAGAGTCACTCAGCCTGTCCGGATACTGGGCGTTCGGCCGCAACGAGGACCGCTTCCAGGCCGAGAAGCGTGAACCCATCGGCCAGCTCGAGCCGCAGGACTGA
- a CDS encoding energy-coupling factor transporter transmembrane component T: MSSRPRSVRAPRASRLPRTVHPIAWWVWAIGMATASTWTTNPLLLLLLIAVTTAVVLARRGDSPWSRSFRLYVRLGILIVVLRVIFRIIFGGGEGNDVLFHLPSIPLPQWAAGIQLFGDVSAQSLLGGLYDGMRLATMVICLGAANALANPKRLLKSMPTGLYDVGTAIVVAVSVFPQLADSVLRVRRAQRLRGGLPKRHVIRALLIPVLADALDRSLLLAAAMDSRGYGRTGESSRRSAAATGALTILGLIGVCAAVYNILDSNSPTLLKWPVLLLGLVLAASGLVAASRRSRTSRYRPDPFDAVPILIAAGGVGVAAVMYAATRYQAVHLVPSLQPLQFPVIDGLPLLAVVLGLLPILIAPPTPRTTLVTPVRSWSKALEDAA, from the coding sequence GTGAGCAGCCGTCCACGCTCGGTGCGGGCGCCTCGCGCGTCCCGCCTGCCCCGGACCGTCCACCCCATCGCCTGGTGGGTGTGGGCGATCGGGATGGCGACCGCGTCGACGTGGACGACCAACCCGTTGTTGTTACTGCTGCTCATCGCGGTGACGACAGCGGTGGTGCTGGCTCGTCGCGGTGATTCGCCGTGGTCCCGGTCCTTCCGTCTTTACGTGCGCCTCGGCATTCTGATCGTGGTGCTGCGGGTGATCTTCCGAATCATCTTCGGTGGCGGCGAGGGCAACGACGTCCTCTTCCATCTGCCGTCGATCCCGTTGCCGCAGTGGGCCGCCGGAATCCAGCTGTTCGGTGACGTCAGTGCCCAGTCCCTGCTCGGCGGCCTCTACGACGGTATGCGGTTGGCGACGATGGTGATCTGCCTGGGCGCAGCCAATGCCCTGGCCAATCCCAAACGCCTGCTGAAGTCGATGCCAACCGGCCTGTACGACGTGGGCACGGCGATAGTCGTGGCGGTCTCGGTCTTCCCCCAGCTCGCAGACAGTGTGCTGCGGGTACGCCGCGCGCAACGACTGCGCGGTGGACTGCCCAAACGACACGTCATACGCGCCCTGCTCATCCCGGTGCTCGCGGACGCGCTGGACCGCTCCCTGCTGCTGGCCGCCGCGATGGACTCGCGTGGCTACGGACGGACCGGTGAAAGTTCACGCCGGTCCGCTGCAGCGACGGGCGCGCTGACGATCCTGGGTCTGATCGGGGTGTGCGCCGCGGTCTACAACATCCTGGACAGCAACAGTCCGACGTTGCTGAAGTGGCCGGTGCTCCTACTCGGCCTGGTGCTGGCGGCCAGCGGATTGGTGGCTGCGTCCAGACGCAGCCGCACAAGTCGATACCGGCCCGACCCGTTCGATGCCGTGCCGATCCTGATCGCCGCGGGCGGGGTGGGCGTCGCCGCCGTCATGTATGCGGCGACCCGTTATCAGGCCGTTCATCTCGTGCCCAGCCTGCAGCCGCTGCAGTTCCCGGTCATCGACGGGCTCCCGCTGCTCGCCGTCGTGCTGGGTCTGCTGCCGATTCTGATCGCACCGCCGACTCCACGGACCACCCTGGTCACCCCCGTCCGGTCATGGTCCAAGGCTCTCGAGGACGCGGCATGA
- a CDS encoding ATP-binding cassette domain-containing protein has protein sequence MIRLEDVGVWYDDDAPPVLREVDLQIDEGELALVVGVTGVGKSTLLGLFNGLVPHFTGGRLHGRVTVGDYDTRIHPPREMADVVGRVGQDPLAGFVTDTVEEELAYGMEQLAVPASVMRKRVEEVLDLMGIAELRDRPLHTLSGGQQQRVAIGGALSAGPKVLILDEPTSALDPGAAEDVIAVVTRLVHDLGTTVVMAEHRMERVLQYADQLILLPGEGRVRSGLPARLIADSPVVPPVVRLGRELGWAPLPLSIRDARRMAGPTRERLAHTALPPVLRIAQDGPDAVRARKVTVAYGGLIAVREVDLALRPGSVTALMGRNGSGKSSLLWALQGAGRRASGQVEVLGADPAQLSPDAARRRISLVPQSATDLLYLETVAAECAAADLGAGATPGTCRALVDRLVPGVPSAHHPRDLSEGQRLAVALAVQLSADPAVLLLDEPTRGLDYLAKAQLVHALDALAAQGRCVLVATHDVEFVAQVADRVVVMAQGEIIADGPTPEVVSSSPIFAPQVAKILAPRPWLTVDQVRASLTGTP, from the coding sequence ATGATCCGGCTGGAAGACGTCGGTGTCTGGTACGACGATGACGCACCACCGGTGTTGAGAGAGGTTGACCTGCAGATCGACGAGGGCGAGTTGGCCCTGGTGGTCGGGGTCACCGGAGTCGGCAAGTCCACCCTTCTCGGCCTGTTCAACGGCCTGGTCCCGCACTTCACCGGCGGGCGGCTGCACGGCCGGGTCACCGTCGGCGACTACGACACCCGTATCCATCCACCCCGTGAAATGGCCGATGTCGTCGGACGGGTCGGTCAGGACCCGCTCGCCGGATTCGTCACCGACACCGTGGAGGAAGAGCTCGCCTACGGGATGGAGCAACTCGCCGTACCCGCTTCGGTGATGCGCAAGCGGGTCGAGGAGGTGCTGGACCTGATGGGTATCGCCGAGCTGCGCGACCGCCCACTGCACACCCTGTCCGGAGGGCAGCAGCAACGGGTCGCCATCGGGGGTGCGCTCAGCGCCGGACCGAAGGTGCTCATCCTCGACGAGCCGACCTCGGCACTGGACCCGGGCGCGGCCGAGGACGTCATCGCTGTCGTAACGCGGCTGGTGCACGATCTGGGTACGACCGTCGTGATGGCAGAGCACCGGATGGAGCGGGTACTGCAGTACGCCGATCAGCTGATCCTGTTGCCTGGCGAGGGCCGGGTGCGCAGCGGTCTGCCCGCACGTCTGATCGCCGACTCGCCCGTGGTGCCGCCCGTCGTACGCCTGGGCCGGGAGCTGGGGTGGGCACCGCTGCCGCTGTCGATACGCGACGCCCGACGGATGGCCGGCCCCACCCGCGAGCGCCTGGCCCACACCGCGCTGCCCCCGGTTCTACGCATTGCCCAGGACGGCCCGGACGCAGTGCGGGCGCGCAAGGTCACCGTCGCATACGGCGGGCTGATCGCGGTCCGTGAAGTGGACCTCGCCCTGCGCCCCGGGTCGGTGACCGCGCTGATGGGTCGCAACGGGTCGGGCAAGTCCAGCCTGCTCTGGGCGCTACAGGGTGCTGGTCGGCGAGCGTCCGGGCAGGTCGAGGTACTCGGCGCCGACCCGGCACAGTTGTCGCCCGACGCAGCACGTCGGCGCATCTCGCTCGTGCCCCAGTCGGCGACCGACCTGCTCTACCTGGAGACGGTGGCCGCCGAATGTGCCGCGGCCGACCTGGGAGCGGGTGCCACACCGGGCACCTGCCGGGCACTGGTGGACAGACTGGTGCCCGGCGTACCCAGTGCCCACCATCCGCGCGACCTGTCCGAGGGCCAACGCCTCGCGGTGGCCCTGGCTGTACAGCTGAGCGCCGACCCGGCGGTGCTGCTGCTGGATGAGCCGACCCGCGGCCTGGACTACCTCGCCAAGGCGCAGCTCGTCCACGCACTGGATGCGCTGGCTGCGCAGGGTCGCTGCGTGCTGGTGGCAACTCACGATGTGGAGTTCGTGGCGCAGGTCGCTGATCGCGTCGTGGTGATGGCGCAGGGCGAGATCATCGCGGACGGCCCGACGCCCGAGGTCGTCAGCTCCTCACCGATCTTCGCCCCCCAGGTCGCGAAGATCCTGGCTCCCCGACCGTGGTTGACCGTTGACCAGGTCCGGGCATCGCTGACAGGAACACCGTGA